A genomic stretch from Leptotrichia sp. HSP-536 includes:
- a CDS encoding transposase: protein MLLRDIEKLGKKVLIVMDNARFHRKNILEKIIKGTGHCLLFLPPYSPDLNPIEKLWANMKKKLKDIAHNFNTLEEAVTSVLFNKLVQL from the coding sequence ATACTTTTAAGAGATATTGAAAAATTAGGGAAGAAAGTTCTAATAGTGATGGATAATGCGAGATTTCATAGAAAGAATATATTAGAAAAGATAATTAAGGGAACAGGGCATTGTCTATTATTTCTTCCGCCATATTCGCCGGATTTAAATCCAATAGAAAAATTATGGGCTAATATGAAGAAAAAATTAAAAGACATAGCCCATAATTTTAATACACTAGAAGAAGCAGTTACTTCTGTTTTATTTAATAAATTAGTTCAGCTTTAA
- a CDS encoding IS3 family transposase — protein MSGLLEAKSLIFEYIETFYNSRRLHSHCKMLSPNEFEKKYSA, from the coding sequence ATAAGCGGTTTACTGGAAGCGAAGTCTTTAATTTTTGAATATATAGAAACATTTTACAACAGCAGAAGACTGCACTCCCATTGTAAAATGCTATCGCCGAATGAATTTGAAAAAAAATACTCTGCTTAA
- a CDS encoding IS3 family transposase produces the protein MSQKTVSKYMRDMNLKAIWIKKYRPEKHEKMEEELKNVLSRDFSPPEANMAWVTDITYIYTEKGFVYLSSIMDLYSRKIISWEVSDSLSVEIVLKTVAKAKSARKLGKALIIHSDRGSQYTSREYKNVTRHPKIERSYSRKGNPWDNAVIESFHSIIKRE, from the coding sequence GTGAGCCAGAAGACGGTAAGCAAATATATGAGGGATATGAATTTAAAAGCAATATGGATAAAGAAATATAGGCCGGAAAAGCATGAAAAAATGGAAGAGGAATTGAAAAATGTATTAAGCAGGGATTTCAGTCCGCCAGAGGCAAATATGGCCTGGGTAACGGATATAACATATATCTATACAGAGAAAGGCTTCGTATATTTATCGAGCATAATGGATCTTTATTCACGGAAAATAATATCCTGGGAAGTGTCAGACAGCTTATCGGTAGAAATAGTGTTAAAAACAGTAGCCAAGGCAAAGAGTGCGAGAAAATTAGGAAAAGCATTAATAATCCACAGTGACAGGGGAAGCCAGTATACGAGCAGGGAGTATAAAAATGTGACAAGGCATCCGAAAATTGAAAGAAGCTACTCAAGGAAAGGGAATCCATGGGACAATGCGGTAATAGAGTCATTTCATTCGATAATAAAGAGAGAATAG
- a CDS encoding transposase yields MKKSKFTQEFKEDTVKYYHSSGKSVREVADEMGIGKSTLDAWRQDRNAWGRKLCFR; encoded by the coding sequence ATGAAAAAATCAAAATTTACTCAGGAATTTAAGGAAGATACTGTAAAATACTATCATTCATCAGGAAAATCAGTTAGAGAAGTTGCTGACGAGATGGGAATTGGAAAATCAACATTAGATGCCTGGAGGCAAGATAGAAATGCGTGGGGCAGGAAACTATGCTTCAGATAA
- a CDS encoding IS630 transposase-related protein, producing MAYEKDYRKRILNFYYENGKTKTLFQFNISSSTLYGWIKLKKETGDLSSRTRKRKFKVPDPEKLDEYMKDPKNADKYIREIAKDFGCGKKTVRAALKN from the coding sequence ATGGCATATGAAAAAGATTATAGAAAAAGAATTTTAAATTTTTATTACGAAAATGGAAAAACAAAAACATTATTTCAGTTCAACATAAGTTCCAGCACATTGTACGGATGGATAAAACTTAAGAAGGAAACAGGAGATCTTTCATCAAGAACACGGAAAAGAAAATTTAAGGTGCCTGATCCTGAAAAACTTGATGAATATATGAAAGATCCAAAGAATGCAGATAAATACATCCGTGAAATAGCAAAAGATTTTGGCTGTGGAAAGAAGACAGTGAGAGCAGCACTGAAGAATTAG
- a CDS encoding transposase gives MEKLGKKVLIVMDNARFHRKNILEKIIKGMGHCLLFLPPYSPYLNPIEKLWANMKKN, from the coding sequence ATTGAAAAATTAGGGAAGAAAGTTCTAATAGTGATGGATAATGCGAGATTTCATAGAAAGAATATATTAGAAAAGATAATTAAGGGAATGGGGCATTGTCTATTATTTCTTCCGCCGTATTCGCCGTATTTAAATCCAATAGAAAAATTATGGGCTAATATGAAGAAAAATTAA
- a CDS encoding helix-turn-helix domain-containing protein yields MAVFKVNKNNNYTVISNTHLKERKMTLKAKGLLTLMLSLPPDWGYSIEGLISICVEGERAINSTLNELKEFGYLRIEKLPPRKGKNQFEYIYNIYEKPLKKEERQLKNVEVQNVGLQNVKLQSEAVQNEGQLKTNTLNTKLLNTYSLFMEKWNELANECELGVIIVKPI; encoded by the coding sequence GTGGCTGTATTTAAGGTAAATAAAAATAATAATTATACGGTAATTTCAAATACTCACTTGAAAGAAAGAAAAATGACGTTAAAAGCAAAAGGGTTATTGACACTAATGTTAAGTTTACCTCCTGATTGGGGTTATTCCATTGAAGGATTAATTTCTATTTGCGTTGAAGGAGAGAGGGCTATAAATAGTACTTTAAATGAATTAAAAGAATTTGGATATTTAAGAATAGAAAAATTACCGCCTCGAAAAGGGAAAAATCAATTTGAGTATATTTATAATATTTATGAAAAACCTTTAAAAAAAGAAGAACGCCAATTAAAAAATGTAGAGGTACAAAATGTAGGTCTACAAAATGTAAAACTACAAAGTGAAGCCGTACAAAATGAAGGACAATTAAAGACTAATACATTAAATACTAAGTTATTAAATACTTATTCTCTCTTTATGGAAAAATGGAATGAATTAGCAAATGAATGTGAATTAGGTGTAATTATAGTAAAACCTATTTAA
- a CDS encoding tyrosine-type recombinase/integrase, whose translation MRNPNGTGSIFKKKGKSRKPYIVRAAAYLTEEGKYKRPVIGSAETLKEAKKMLFEFNSRNLNVDYADLKLIDLFNRWTESNHVKNIKTEETFYRYSTDFKSIFEDILESKFIFLDYKDYQTRLDKYAKNKGKTALTVLKSIYVDAIKNKIVSENIPLYLESSTQITKTVERVVFEDNFVRLLWKRYENTKDKYSAMILMLFYSGMRSADLLRIENKNINLKERYFVTGSKTEAGMNRQIPIHHLIFPIIKKFMNDDKYLFKEQYDSLKYQFDKILSEYNTSGNLHSIRHTFITKMRRLKNESASKIKKIVGHREKDITDGVYTHWTIKELRDVINKLAY comes from the coding sequence ATGAGAAATCCTAACGGAACAGGAAGTATTTTTAAGAAGAAAGGTAAATCAAGAAAGCCATATATTGTACGAGCAGCTGCTTATTTAACAGAAGAAGGGAAATATAAAAGACCTGTTATAGGAAGTGCTGAAACTTTAAAAGAAGCCAAAAAAATGCTTTTTGAATTTAATTCGAGAAATTTGAACGTTGATTATGCTGACCTAAAATTAATTGATTTATTTAATCGTTGGACTGAATCAAATCACGTTAAAAATATAAAAACAGAGGAAACATTTTACAGATATTCTACTGACTTTAAAAGTATATTTGAAGACATACTAGAATCTAAATTTATATTTCTTGATTATAAAGATTATCAGACAAGACTTGATAAGTATGCTAAAAACAAAGGAAAGACAGCTCTTACAGTTTTAAAATCAATATATGTAGATGCAATTAAAAATAAAATTGTATCAGAAAATATCCCACTATATTTAGAATCTTCAACACAAATTACCAAAACTGTTGAAAGAGTAGTATTTGAAGATAATTTTGTAAGACTCTTATGGAAAAGATATGAAAATACTAAAGATAAGTATAGTGCTATGATTCTGATGTTATTCTATTCTGGAATGAGAAGTGCAGATTTACTCAGAATAGAAAATAAAAATATTAACTTAAAAGAGCGATATTTTGTAACAGGATCAAAAACTGAAGCTGGAATGAATAGGCAAATTCCTATTCATCATTTAATTTTCCCCATTATAAAAAAATTTATGAATGACGACAAGTATTTATTTAAAGAACAATACGATTCTTTAAAATATCAATTTGACAAAATTCTTTCAGAATACAATACTTCAGGTAATTTACATTCAATTAGGCATACGTTTATAACTAAAATGCGACGTTTAAAAAATGAATCAGCTTCAAAAATAAAAAAAATTGTTGGACATAGGGAAAAAGACATTACAGACGGCGTATATACTCATTGGACTATAAAAGAATTAAGAGATGTTATAAATAAATTAGCTTATTAG
- a CDS encoding AMP-binding protein produces the protein MFLERTERLALVDFENKHINYIDLINNIKYFSEYVLEMEKEKFGLIVMENRPEWIYSFFAVWDKKSAGIALDANSNSGEILYVLQDSHPNVIFCSNETEKTIFEAVEKYSSKNTVKIINVDKITVEQEKLNAIKNMQFELENPTGDETAAMLYTSGTTGNPKGVMLSFDNLNTEMEGLYEKGIFDYRDQILAILPFHHVLPLTATVLLMLKYQTSIVFVEKIASKEIFEALEKNRVTAIIGVPRVFKLFYDGIKQQIDAKFITRFIYKIMSNVKSLKIKRKIFAKVHKKFGGHLDFIVVGGAKMDPEISKFYETLGFYALEGYGLTETAPVIAVNSKKERKIGTVGKRLYNVEIKTVDEELWVKGPIVMKGYYNKPEKTAEVITEDGWFKTGDLATIDEEGFVTIRGRRNTMIVLSNGKNIDPETLENRVIAQSDGLIKEIGIFNHKNKLAAIIVPDLLEFRKRGITNTKAYIKNIVEDYNLKAHNYEKVLDYKLFEEELPKTRVGKTRRFMLPDLYEKNEIVKKEKIPEPTDEAYKILKEYVKKNKGIEPQPEENLELEIGMDSLDIVEFFAFIENSFGIQLDEEKFAEMPNLKLLSEYINQKATKFEDNDVDWKQIISETKPIEDGKNRWVTKFLKPFQPIVDLYFRVKKIDRKKLTDEPQIFVSNHQSFVDPLILGSLFPNKILFKTLFLAIDWYFKKGVMKLLVSNGNVVLIDINKNIRKSVEEIVGYLKSGKSIVIFPEGARTKDGKVAQFKKVFAIIAKELNVEVQCLGIKGAFEAYSRYMKIPKPKKIEVAVLKKFSPEGTYDEITQKAEKIIREYVES, from the coding sequence ATGTTTTTAGAGAGAACAGAGCGGTTGGCATTGGTTGACTTTGAGAACAAACATATTAATTATATTGATTTGATAAATAATATAAAATATTTTTCTGAATACGTACTTGAAATGGAAAAGGAGAAGTTTGGACTGATTGTAATGGAAAATCGTCCAGAATGGATTTACAGCTTTTTTGCAGTATGGGATAAAAAATCAGCTGGAATCGCCCTTGATGCTAACAGTAATTCAGGCGAAATTTTATACGTGCTGCAAGATTCGCATCCAAACGTAATTTTCTGCTCAAATGAAACAGAAAAAACTATTTTTGAAGCAGTTGAAAAATATAGTTCCAAAAATACTGTAAAAATAATAAATGTAGATAAAATTACAGTTGAACAGGAAAAACTGAATGCTATAAAAAATATGCAGTTTGAGCTTGAAAATCCAACTGGAGATGAAACAGCTGCAATGCTTTACACTTCAGGGACAACTGGAAATCCAAAAGGTGTAATGCTGTCATTTGATAACTTGAATACTGAAATGGAAGGTCTTTACGAAAAAGGAATATTTGACTATAGGGATCAGATACTGGCAATCTTGCCTTTCCACCACGTTCTTCCATTAACTGCCACTGTACTTTTAATGTTAAAATATCAAACTTCTATTGTATTTGTGGAAAAAATTGCAAGCAAGGAAATATTTGAGGCACTTGAAAAAAATAGAGTAACTGCAATAATAGGGGTTCCAAGAGTATTTAAACTATTTTATGACGGTATAAAACAGCAAATTGACGCAAAATTCATCACGAGATTTATCTATAAAATAATGAGCAATGTAAAATCATTGAAAATAAAAAGAAAAATTTTTGCAAAAGTTCATAAAAAATTTGGAGGACACCTTGACTTTATTGTTGTAGGTGGAGCAAAAATGGATCCTGAAATTTCAAAATTTTATGAAACTTTGGGATTTTATGCACTTGAAGGCTATGGGCTTACTGAAACTGCACCTGTTATTGCCGTAAACTCAAAGAAAGAACGAAAAATTGGAACAGTTGGAAAAAGACTGTATAATGTTGAAATAAAGACTGTAGATGAGGAACTATGGGTTAAAGGGCCAATAGTTATGAAAGGTTATTACAACAAGCCTGAAAAAACTGCGGAAGTAATTACTGAAGATGGATGGTTCAAGACAGGAGATTTAGCGACAATTGATGAAGAAGGCTTTGTTACAATACGTGGAAGAAGAAATACAATGATTGTCTTATCAAATGGGAAAAATATTGATCCTGAAACACTTGAAAATAGAGTAATTGCACAAAGTGATGGACTAATAAAGGAAATTGGAATTTTTAATCATAAAAATAAATTAGCTGCAATAATTGTACCTGATTTATTAGAGTTTAGAAAACGTGGAATTACAAACACAAAGGCTTATATAAAAAATATTGTGGAAGATTATAACTTGAAGGCGCATAATTATGAGAAAGTGCTTGATTATAAGCTGTTTGAAGAAGAACTGCCAAAAACACGTGTTGGAAAAACTCGTAGATTTATGTTGCCAGATTTATATGAAAAAAATGAGATTGTAAAAAAGGAAAAAATTCCAGAACCGACAGATGAGGCATATAAAATATTGAAAGAATATGTAAAGAAAAATAAAGGAATTGAACCGCAGCCAGAAGAAAATCTAGAACTGGAAATCGGAATGGATTCGCTTGACATTGTGGAATTTTTTGCATTTATAGAAAATAGCTTTGGAATCCAGCTGGATGAAGAAAAATTTGCTGAAATGCCAAATTTAAAATTATTGTCTGAATACATTAACCAGAAAGCCACAAAATTTGAGGACAATGATGTTGACTGGAAACAAATTATTAGTGAAACAAAACCAATAGAAGACGGCAAAAACCGATGGGTAACAAAATTTTTAAAACCATTTCAGCCAATTGTTGACTTATATTTCAGAGTAAAAAAAATTGACAGGAAAAAATTAACAGACGAGCCGCAAATTTTTGTATCAAATCACCAAAGTTTTGTAGATCCATTAATTCTAGGTTCACTATTTCCTAACAAAATTCTGTTTAAAACACTATTTTTAGCAATCGACTGGTATTTTAAAAAAGGTGTAATGAAACTGCTTGTCTCAAATGGAAATGTCGTATTAATTGACATTAATAAAAACATCAGAAAAAGCGTGGAAGAAATTGTAGGATACTTAAAAAGTGGAAAAAGTATTGTTATTTTTCCAGAAGGTGCAAGAACAAAAGACGGAAAAGTTGCCCAGTTTAAAAAAGTGTTCGCCATAATTGCAAAGGAACTGAATGTAGAAGTGCAATGTCTTGGAATAAAAGGTGCATTTGAAGCATATTCAAGATACATGAAAATTCCAAAGCCTAAAAAAATTGAAGTGGCAGTGCTGAAAAAATTCTCGCCAGAAGGAACTTATGATGAAATTACACAAAAAGCAGAAAAAATTATAAGAGAATATGTTGAAAGTTAA
- a CDS encoding thiamine diphosphokinase, with the protein MEKYVIFLNGEYNYSQNFIDKLVSKNSVCFCADGGANFAFRYEKIPKMIVGDLDSIDNEVLEFYRNKGVLIKKFPKDKDFTDFELILTEIEKFEKDKNTLDKVFVVGGLGKRIDMTLSNLFLMEKYKNLVFLDENEEIFYVEKSFVLENKKGCEFSIIPLSDKVERLSLKGFKFEINRIDVERKISRLVSNIITNDRASVEFESGKLIIAVKQ; encoded by the coding sequence GTGGAAAAATATGTGATTTTTTTGAATGGAGAGTATAATTACTCACAAAACTTTATAGATAAATTAGTTTCAAAAAATTCAGTTTGTTTTTGTGCTGACGGTGGAGCAAATTTTGCATTTAGATATGAGAAAATTCCAAAAATGATTGTTGGAGATTTGGATTCGATTGATAATGAAGTTTTGGAATTTTATAGAAATAAAGGTGTTTTGATAAAAAAATTTCCGAAAGATAAGGACTTTACGGATTTTGAGTTAATTCTTACGGAAATAGAAAAATTTGAGAAAGATAAGAATACTTTGGATAAAGTATTTGTTGTTGGTGGACTTGGTAAAAGAATTGACATGACGTTGAGTAATTTATTTTTAATGGAAAAATATAAAAATTTGGTATTTTTGGACGAAAATGAAGAAATTTTTTATGTGGAAAAATCTTTTGTTTTAGAAAATAAAAAAGGATGTGAATTTTCGATTATTCCGCTTAGTGACAAAGTGGAAAGATTATCGTTAAAAGGATTTAAATTTGAAATCAATAGAATTGATGTTGAGCGAAAAATTTCTCGGCTTGTAAGCAATATAATTACTAACGACAGGGCAAGTGTGGAATTTGAAAGTGGAAAATTGATAATAGCAGTTAAGCAATAG
- the nadR gene encoding multifunctional transcriptional regulator/nicotinamide-nucleotide adenylyltransferase/ribosylnicotinamide kinase NadR, producing MSKNGIIFGKFYPLHIGHVDFIQRASGYVDNLYVVVCTDNDRDKKLFEESQMKKMPTIKDRMRFVEKTFKHQKNIKVIHMAEDGIPFYPNGWKLWSERVQEILLKNNIKIDVIFTNETQDVENYKNHFLPLPNFEKIFNKNLKIQLIDVNRDNFHISATEIRKNPYKNWVFIPKYVREFFVLKVAIIGSEHSGKTNLTHKLANYYNTTYVKEYKKEYVKEELQNKIENLQYDDYSNIAYEHSRRILESIKNADKLTFIDTDFYSLQTFSIIQNNEKHPVIEDFVKHTNFDMLIYIEKEIDAENKANNCKISRFDKMLQYLLKKNNQKFIKLFHKDAASLTQNYIKSINIINDYLKNR from the coding sequence ATGTCAAAAAATGGAATAATATTTGGAAAATTTTATCCACTTCATATCGGTCATGTCGATTTTATTCAGAGAGCTAGCGGTTACGTAGATAATCTATATGTCGTTGTATGCACTGATAACGACAGGGATAAAAAATTATTTGAAGAATCACAAATGAAAAAAATGCCAACTATAAAAGACAGGATGAGATTTGTAGAAAAAACTTTCAAGCACCAGAAAAATATAAAAGTCATACATATGGCAGAAGATGGAATTCCTTTCTATCCGAATGGCTGGAAATTATGGAGTGAACGGGTACAGGAAATTCTTTTAAAAAATAATATTAAAATAGATGTAATTTTTACAAATGAAACTCAAGATGTAGAAAATTATAAAAATCATTTTTTGCCATTGCCTAACTTTGAAAAAATTTTTAATAAAAATCTAAAAATTCAATTAATAGACGTAAATAGAGACAATTTTCACATAAGTGCAACAGAAATAAGAAAAAATCCTTATAAAAACTGGGTCTTCATTCCAAAATACGTAAGAGAATTTTTTGTTCTAAAAGTAGCAATAATCGGCTCTGAACATTCTGGGAAAACTAATTTAACCCATAAATTAGCAAATTATTACAACACAACCTATGTAAAAGAATATAAAAAAGAATATGTAAAAGAAGAATTACAAAACAAAATAGAAAATCTACAATATGATGATTATAGTAACATAGCCTATGAACATAGCAGAAGAATTTTAGAATCCATAAAAAATGCAGATAAACTAACATTCATAGATACAGATTTCTATTCTCTGCAAACTTTCTCAATAATACAAAATAATGAAAAACACCCAGTAATTGAAGATTTTGTCAAACATACTAATTTTGATATGCTGATATATATTGAAAAAGAAATAGATGCTGAAAATAAAGCTAATAACTGTAAAATCTCCAGATTTGATAAGATGCTGCAGTACTTGTTAAAAAAAAATAACCAAAAATTTATAAAATTATTTCATAAAGATGCCGCTAGTTTAACTCAAAATTATATAAAAAGTATAAATATTATAAATGATTATTTGAAAAACAGATAG
- a CDS encoding DNA recombination protein RmuC gives MSLAIIITVINIVTVAATLFLINKKNQEKEEKALLNQLNENNKQNFEENRKKFDEIEKNINLSTKNNLLEGMGNLGTTLSENNEKLLLRFNEFGQNLSGTMNENNQLLSKNNIENNQLLTSSMNNNIQKLSVRLNENNIDLTNVMNENNQNLTKNINEFKDGLTQNLNENFEKLSQKVENKLDLMNMKVEERLSKGFEETTKTFGNVLERLSKIDEAQKKIETLSSNVVSLQDILTDKKSRGIFGEVQLYQILSSVFGEKNDKLYQKQYKLSNGTIADSIIFTPEPLGNIAIDSKFPLENYRRMYSSELSQPERENAKKDFSNDLKKHIDAISSKYIIKNETSEQAIMFLPAEAIFAEINAYHTDIIEHAYKKNVRIASPTTLISVLTVIQVMMINLERDRYANIIQQELEKLNVEFTRYRTRWDNLQKNIEKVSKDVKEINTTSNKITKRFTEISNVKFEEKNENNNIKNLKILVEE, from the coding sequence ATGAGTTTAGCAATAATTATTACAGTGATTAATATTGTTACAGTTGCAGCTACACTTTTTTTAATTAACAAAAAGAATCAAGAAAAAGAAGAAAAAGCATTATTAAATCAGCTTAACGAAAATAATAAGCAAAATTTTGAAGAAAACAGAAAAAAATTTGACGAAATTGAAAAAAATATAAATTTAAGCACAAAAAATAATTTGTTGGAAGGAATGGGAAATTTAGGAACAACTTTGTCTGAAAATAATGAAAAATTGCTTTTAAGATTTAATGAATTTGGACAAAATCTAAGTGGCACAATGAATGAAAACAATCAGCTGCTATCTAAAAATAATATTGAAAATAACCAGCTTTTAACTTCAAGCATGAACAACAATATTCAAAAATTGTCAGTTAGGTTGAATGAAAATAATATAGATTTAACTAATGTCATGAATGAGAATAATCAGAATTTGACAAAAAATATAAATGAATTTAAGGATGGGCTTACTCAAAATTTAAATGAAAATTTTGAAAAATTAAGTCAAAAAGTTGAAAATAAACTTGACTTGATGAATATGAAAGTGGAAGAAAGATTATCAAAAGGCTTCGAAGAAACAACAAAAACTTTTGGAAATGTTTTAGAAAGATTAAGTAAAATTGATGAAGCTCAGAAAAAAATTGAAACATTGTCAAGCAACGTTGTTTCTCTTCAGGATATTTTAACAGATAAAAAAAGTCGTGGAATTTTTGGAGAAGTACAGCTTTACCAAATTTTATCTTCAGTTTTTGGAGAGAAAAATGACAAACTTTATCAGAAGCAGTACAAACTTTCAAATGGAACAATCGCTGATTCCATCATTTTTACTCCAGAACCTCTCGGAAATATTGCAATTGACTCAAAATTTCCATTAGAAAATTATAGAAGAATGTACAGCAGTGAATTATCGCAACCTGAAAGAGAAAATGCTAAAAAAGATTTTTCAAATGATTTGAAAAAGCACATAGATGCAATTTCTTCAAAATATATTATAAAAAATGAAACAAGCGAACAAGCAATAATGTTTTTGCCAGCTGAAGCAATTTTTGCAGAAATAAATGCCTATCACACAGACATTATTGAACACGCCTACAAGAAAAATGTACGAATTGCCTCACCTACAACATTAATATCAGTATTGACTGTAATTCAGGTTATGATGATAAATTTAGAAAGAGATAGATATGCCAATATAATTCAGCAGGAACTGGAAAAATTGAACGTCGAATTTACAAGATACCGCACTCGTTGGGATAATTTGCAAAAAAATATCGAAAAAGTTTCAAAGGATGTAAAAGAAATTAATACAACTTCAAATAAAATAACTAAAAGATTTACAGAAATCTCAAATGTAAAATTTGAAGAAAAAAATGAGAATAACAACATTAAAAATTTAAAAATTTTAGTTGAAGAATAA